The Neofelis nebulosa isolate mNeoNeb1 chromosome X, mNeoNeb1.pri, whole genome shotgun sequence genome has a segment encoding these proteins:
- the LOC131502359 gene encoding diphosphoinositol polyphosphate phosphohydrolase 3-beta isoform X1 encodes MKCKPNQTRTYDPEGFKKRAACLCFRSEREDEVLLVSSSRYPDRWIVPGGGMEPEEEPGSAAVREVFEEAGVKGKLGRLLGIFEQNQDRKHRTYVYVLTVTEILEDWEDSVSIGRKREWFKIEDAIKVLQCHKPVHAEYLEKLKLGGPPTNGNSVAPSLPQSDP; translated from the coding sequence ATGAAGTGCAAGCCCAACCAGACGCGCACCTACGACCCGGAGGGGTTCAAGAAGCGGGCAGCGTGCCTGTGCTTCCGGAGCGAGCGCGAGGACGAGGTGCTGTTAGTGAGTAGCAGTCGGTACCCGGACCGCTGGATCGTGCCGGGCGGGGGCATGGAGCCCGAGGAGGAGCCGGGCAGTGCGGCTGTCCGAGAGGTGTTCGAAGAGGCGGGAGTCAAGGGGAAGTTAGGCCGGCTCCTGGGCATTTTCGAACAGAACCAAGACCGCAAGCACAGAACGTACGTGTACGTACTGACCGTCACCGAGATTCTGGAGGATTGGGAAGATTCGGTTAGCATTGGAAGGAAGCGAGAGTGGTTCAAAATCGAAGATGCGATCAAGGTTCTCCAGTGCCACAAGCCCGTGCATGCCGAATATCTGGAGAAACTAAAGCTGGGCGGTCCCCCAACCAATGGAAACTCGGTGGCCCCGTCTCTGCCACAGAGCGATCCCTAG
- the LOC131502359 gene encoding diphosphoinositol polyphosphate phosphohydrolase 3-beta isoform X2, which translates to MKCKPNQTRTYDPEGFKKRAACLCFRSEREDEVLLVSSSRYPDRWIVPGGGMEPEEEPGSAAVREVFEEAGVKGKLGRLLGIFEQNQDRKHRTYVYVLTVTEILEDWEDSVSIGRKREWFKIEDAIKVLQCHKPVHAEYLEKLKLGGPPTNGNSVAPSLPQSDP; encoded by the exons ATGAAGTGCAAGCCCAACCAGACGCGCACCTACGACCCGGAGGGGTTCAAGAAGCGGGCAGCGTGCCTGTGCTTCCGGAGCGAGCGCGAGGACGAGGTGCTGTTAGTGAGTAGCAGTCGGTACCCGGACCGCTGGATCGTGCCGGGCGGGGGCATGGAGCCCGAGGAGGAGCCGGGCAGTGCGGCTGTCCGAGAGGTGTTCGAAGAGGCGGGAGTCAAGGGGAAGTTAGGCCGGCTCCTGGGCATTTTCGAACAGAACCAAGACCGCAAGCACAGAACGTACGTGTACGTACTGACCGTCACCGAGATTCTGGAGGATTGGGAAGATTCGGTTAGCATTGGAAGGAAGCGAGAGTGGTTCAAAATCGAAGATGCGATCAAGGTTCTCCAGTGCCACAAGCCCGTGCATGCCGAATATCTGGAGAAACTAAAGCTGGGCGGTCCCCCAACCAATGGAAACTCGGTGGCCCCGTCTCTGCCACAGAGCGATCCCTA g